From a region of the Streptomyces caniferus genome:
- a CDS encoding tyrosine-type recombinase/integrase, which translates to MDFATKMENDKRENSYVDPSAGKVSVRRYAAEWLALKPMAAGTEESYERIMRLHVLPQLGKKTISQVTAADVEELYALWRRQGAMPNTIDSRRIALSGMFSHAVRHKRIRENPVKQAEKPANPIMQVDERALPSFDEISALTKEIGPRLEPAVWLMACCGLRIGESLGIFPEDIADGTLRCRRQVVRIKNSSGKYVALYAPLKHRKEGEWRDIPAPATLEPLAERLPIRNQAGGMIYPDLFRKSWDRALKRLGLPDYNPHDLRHKWATVTLSNGVPIHEVSRWMGHSSIKITVDRYGHLTLDGSERCRQVIEATFGVHMLSGFPAPRVPGAELVLA; encoded by the coding sequence GTGGATTTCGCCACCAAGATGGAGAACGACAAGCGGGAGAACAGCTACGTCGATCCTTCTGCCGGCAAGGTGTCGGTGCGGCGCTATGCGGCCGAGTGGCTCGCTCTGAAGCCCATGGCGGCCGGCACGGAGGAGTCCTACGAGCGCATCATGCGTCTTCACGTCCTCCCGCAGCTGGGGAAGAAGACCATCTCCCAGGTCACTGCGGCCGACGTGGAGGAGTTGTACGCGCTCTGGCGCCGGCAGGGCGCGATGCCCAACACGATAGATTCCCGCCGCATTGCTCTGTCGGGGATGTTCTCTCACGCGGTTCGCCACAAGAGGATCCGTGAGAATCCGGTAAAGCAGGCCGAGAAGCCTGCCAACCCCATCATGCAAGTGGATGAGAGGGCGCTTCCCAGCTTTGATGAGATCTCAGCCTTGACCAAAGAGATTGGTCCACGCCTGGAGCCTGCTGTGTGGCTCATGGCGTGCTGCGGATTGCGTATCGGAGAGTCGCTGGGAATCTTTCCAGAGGACATCGCCGACGGCACGTTGCGTTGCCGGCGACAGGTTGTGCGTATCAAGAACTCCTCAGGTAAGTACGTTGCCCTCTACGCTCCCTTGAAGCATCGGAAAGAGGGTGAATGGCGCGATATACCGGCGCCCGCCACCCTGGAGCCGCTTGCCGAACGGCTGCCCATTCGAAATCAGGCCGGAGGCATGATCTACCCCGACCTTTTCCGTAAGTCCTGGGACAGGGCACTGAAACGCCTCGGGCTTCCCGACTACAACCCGCACGACCTCCGACACAAATGGGCCACCGTGACCCTGAGCAACGGTGTGCCCATCCACGAGGTGTCGCGGTGGATGGGCCACAGCTCGATCAAGATCACGGTGGACCGCTACGGCCACCTCACCCTCGACGGCAGTGAACGCTGCCGTCAGGTCATCGAGGCCACCTTCGGGGTGCACATGCTCAGCGGATTCCCAGCTCCGCGAGTACCCGGTGCTGAGTTGGTGCTGGCTTAG